The following is a genomic window from Rhododendron vialii isolate Sample 1 chromosome 9a, ASM3025357v1.
AGTATCTTTTGGCTAGTATTTAACGTTGTTTTTCTTCCTATCACAGAGCTCTGCATTGATCCTATATACATTTCGTATGATTTGCAACTTATTATTAAATATCCTTTCTAAGAGTTGATTGGTTACGGAAGTCTTTTACTACCAAATGTGAAGGAACGACAACTTAATTACTGGTTCAATCCTTGCTTTAGTTATGgcataaaatgataaaatgcaTGTATCATGTATTAGGTTCAATCACTTCCTGTCCTTTGCCATTACATTTGGAACTTTTTTAGCTGTATCAAACTTAATATTGCGTTGCTTGAATGTGCAGGCTCCTCTTTTGATTGGATGTGATGTAAGGAACATGACAGCAGAAGCATTTGAAATACTAAGCAATGAGGAGGTAATTGCTGTGAATCAAGGTAGACATCGTTCCTGTCTCTCTCATTTCCTGTTAGAGAGAGGTGAAAATGGCTCAAGGCTTAAGatctttgttttcattttctagtTCAAAGATACCTTTTGCATCTCAAGTAACAGATACACATGCCTGACCTTATATATAGAGTACCACAATACTAACTAGGATTTTATCTTTTTCTGCAGACTCTCTGGGTGTTCAAGGCAGGAAAGTGCATGTTGCAGGAACAGACGGTTGCCGTCAGGTCTTTCCTTCTTGACCCCTTTTAACACCATTGAGTTGGATCCAAGATACCAATATGTTCCGTAGTACCAACTTCAAATCATTTCCTAGTCAATCTACAGTAGTTCAAGTATGGTATTGAGAATTTGACCAATAATACCATTAACTGTTTTACTGCAGCTCTAGATGCAGTTTTTGTCATTTGTGTTCAAGAAATgtccattttgaatttttaagttCATTTCAGATGGTGTTTTCATTTAACTAGTTGAAGATGTACGTACTGAAAGAAAACGAGAATTTATCCTTTACATAAACAAATTGGTCGAGATCTCCTGTAATATGAATTTGCTAATCATCTGGTGGGGTATTGAACATGAAGATAATGGAGAAAGTGAAAATGTTATCACCCCTTGTCAACTTTTCAGAAGCTTTGCCGTCATTTTTCGTTCTTGCTTCTTGTTTGCATTACCTTcctctttccttctttcttatTTTACTTAAAAGAAGTAGTGCCAAACAATATCTTAGTTCATCTGATATCATTCGAAGTTTCAGGTATGGGCAGGTCCTCTGACGGATCAACGTCTGGCTGTTGCTCTTTGGAACCGATGTTCAAAAGCTGCAAATATTACAGCTGCATGGAGTACACTTGGACTTGAATCCTCTACCAGTGTCTCCGTGAGAGATTTGTGGAAGGTAAGAACATGAACTTCATTCACATCTAGACAAAGTATATTGGATGTTGCATGGATGTGTTCAGGTACTGCTGTTTCGGCAAAACGTCGGCACAAAATGATGTGGTAACGTTTCATCTGCAGTGATGGGGGTACTTTAATAACCATCAGATATATCAAATGTTAAATCGTTTTTAGTCCCCCTTTTGGTCTATGTATCTTATGTTAGACATTGTTGGGCCatttcctaacaacttaagcGTTTGGGACTACTAATAACTTAACATGGGGTTGGGAAAGGTCTTGCGTTTAGGTGTTTCTATTTGCATTTGTTCCCCGTTTATATTCTGATTCTCCCCTTCGTATTTTGTTTCGCtctatctatgaaaatttgtcTCTCCACGTGCAAGACAGGGTTGCAGGTGAGGGAGGGTGTTGAGCTTTTGGGACTATGGGTAACTTAACATCGTATTCCCATGTTCAACTCTATTATTTATTGAAGCCACAGTTATTGAAGCACTTTCTTAGACACTCCGCTTCaatgcttccaaagttctttcAAATCCTTCACCAACTGTTAGTTTTTGAGTGGTTTCCTTTTGTCTAGCTCTTTTTTGGGATAAATCATCCCGTCTAGCGTCTTATTACAAAAGGAACTCTGTTCTTTGAACCCTTGCATATCTGTTTTTCGTTATTGAGAATCTCCaatggtggattttagaatTTCTTGTAAAAGTCCAAGATTATTTAAATTATCATTAATGGTAAAGCCAACTAGGAATTAGCTACGTTAATGTAGTTCTACTTAATAGGGAACTTGGAAAGAACTTGCTCATGCTATAATAGACTCCAACGGTTGGCCTCACTGTGCAAATTCAGCATTTGCGTTCCCAGAAGACCTCACTTTAACCATATATGATACTCCTcatcctgttttttttttttctttctgtagTAGTTGATTGATTGACTTTCCAATTTAACATTTTTGGCTAATTCGGCTAATAAGGTTTTAGTTTTTGACCTCTCAAAGATTGTATTATCCAGTGTATTCTTTCCTTTTGCAGCATCAAGATATTCTGGAAGATGCGGTGGCATCATTTAGTGCCCGCGTTGAGGCTCACGGCTGCGAGATGTATGTTTTCACTCCCCATAAGGCGTGGCGCTCTGAGATTTAGGTGTATATTATCCCCAGCTTCGTGTATCGCTTGGCTCAAATGATCCCCTTCTTTGTTGGTGGTAAATAATTGTATGCTGTGGCCATTTCCTAGTGTCTTTGTAGCTAGCCTTTTAGTCATTGTTGTACCATTTGACAGATTATGCTATTGAAAGGTCCTATTCGGACAAAGTAAAAATAATCATTCAAaagttactctctctctctctctctctcaaaagacTTGGAGACTCATAAATGGGTAACAGCATTTTGTGGCAATTTTAACTGAGGAAGGTATAAGAGTGACTCTCACCAGCAAGGTCCTTAAGCAACCGAAATTGGTTTTACTTCCATCTTTCACTCCTCCAGATTCAAACTCTCTCTTTGCAAAATGGCATATGGCAACTCCTCGTTTCTCATTGCAGACAACTTTGATCTGTAGATATATAAATCGAAGATAATTGGACAGCAGTTTCACAAAAACCTTAATGAAGGAAATAACCAAACATGGCTCAAGTAATCGTTCACGCATACAGATCATCTCTTCCTGTTTGTCATCAATTATCTCCATAAACACAgccaaaaaagaaggaaaaaaatccaGGTTTGTTGCATCTAAAGAAAGTCCAGGCAGCATGTTTGATGCTATGGAAGCGCGCAGTTGACTGTGAAACAAGGAAGCCAGCTTGTATGTTGCTCTGCAACATTGCATTGCTATTTTTGTTATTTCGCCACAAACGCCTTTCAGTCGCAGACATTCACTAAGAAAAAGGGCGGCAGTCATCTTCATCTTCCAAGTTGAAGGGTTTAACCTGCGACAAaccagaaaataaaatgctTAAAGCCAGCTTGCACATGATCTAAAGGCAGAGATAAAAACTTCCATTTATCAGAAGTACCTCATTACATTTCACACCGGTGCTCTGATGATTCTGTGGGAGAAGGAGAACTGAAATCTGAATCTGCAAAATTGGTGGAAAAGACCTCTCACCTCTGCTCCGAAACAATTTTCTAATCAGACTTTGAAGGTAATCAATAGCTTCATTCCTCCTGTTCTGGGAAACCATCGTTGGTTGGATGGGAGACAACATCCCTTGGACACTTTCCTCAGCTACCAGCTAATCGCGAGCACCAATTGAAACTCTTCTTTCATTCCCTTAAAGACCTTGAGCAATGATGCAAACATGTCGAATTGGTGCTCACAATTGGCTGGTAGCTGAGGAAAGTGCCCGAGCGATATTGTCTCCCGTCCAACCAACGATGGTTTCTTCGAACAGAAGGAATGAAAACATTGATTACTTTCAAAATATAATCAGAGCTTGTTTTGGAACAGAGGTGAGAAATCTTTTCCAACACATTTAATCGAGTGGCTTGTTCACAATCTTCGGTGCGTAATATAGGCTTCTGcttcatttaaaaaaatgggaGGCATATCTCAGTCCGAAAATCGGagaaatatgaagaaaaaacaaagacaaatgatcagaaaggaaaagaagagatttTATGAGACCCATTTGAGGTTCTTCTTAGGGGAACGGATTCAAATAGACTGGTGGCCTAGGGGGAAAACGCAGATTCATGTAATCTAAGAACAGATTCGAGTAGTACCGGTCACATGAGGAGATAACTACGCATTTAATGCCGTTCTCATCACCTAGTCCATGTCGAGAATTTTTTAATGCAACGGTTATTTGAAACGCCTCTCTCGCATTGGGGTAGGACCAACACATACATGGAATCCACATCATGTGAGAGGGACGTTACAAATAACTGTTGCATTGAAACTTTACCAGTTTCTTTAAGTCTTTAAAGAGGGAGATCTTGAGCGACTTTGACCAGTTTAAAGGCTTCCCTTTTTTGCTCCAGACTTGAAGATTGAACAAATGTAATCTAATGGTCATGTATTCCCTGAATGGGCCTGATTCCCCTCTCAAATTTCAATAGATTACCATTGTAGAGCCCAATTTAAGCGAAAgatgaaacaaaaaacaacacaTGCATCAGCCTCTGAACAATATCCATGCATATTAATTATGTAGGATTGCACTAAAATTATTCCTCAAGTAAGAAAAACGTTACGCAAAATAAACAGAACTGTGATTCAAATTTTACCGGCTCTTATGCGCCAACTGTGCTTATGAAGGCCAAACCCAAACAATTTAAGTATGGAATCCATCATAGAACCAGCTGTGAACCATGCAACTAAAAGACAGACAGTACTGGCAAACAACTCTGGATGGCTCCTGCTTATAGCTTGTTTATACACACTTTCCATACATGAAAAAACACCGGGAAGCAAATACCGCATCTGAAAAATGAGCCGTCCCTTGCCTCTACAGCTCGTCACGTTATTGCCTCTTAAAACCTAACAGGAGTATTTACAGCATCTCCGGAAGCCGGTTGGCGAGGCGGACAAGTTCCTTCAAGGACATTCTGTTTCATACACTTCACTGGCATATTTCCAGTTCATAACATGCCATACGCTCTTCAAGTAATCGGGTTTCACATTCTTGTACTGCACCATAAGAATAACAAAAGAATGAAATAATACCAACGAAAAGAGAAGTAGATAGTGATGATTTCCACAGATATAACACGATGAAGTACTGTCTTACGGTTGCGAACAAGATAAACTTTTTCTTTGTTGGCAAGGCAATTTCTtacatctattctaatatatggGTAGGGGAGAGGTTGGTGGGAGTTGGACTCCCGACCTAGTAGATGGAGGAGGTCCAAGGAGCAAGCTCAATCATGTGAGCTACGGGCAAGATAAACTTGTGTATCTTTGTTCGTTTGTTTACACATTGTTTACTAAAGTTCCCCAATAATTGCTAATTGAGCTTATAAAAAAGAAAGGCATCTGGTAGACCACTTCGATAAATGGAATTCTTTAGAACATCGTAAAAAAGAAGGTAGACCCGATCTTATCgagcaaaaaaacaagaaggtaGACCTGATTTCTGGATGTGTAAATCGTAACTAATGAATCCATAACACAGCCAAAAGACACAGAAAACTCAACTGATAACAAATTACCTGTAAGTAGTAAGCATGCTCCCAGACATCTATGCCTAGCAGAGGAACTAAATTTGCTCCTTTAGTTACAAGTGGGTCCTGTACCAGAAAGTTGAACACATTACGACTATCCAAAAATGAAGCTGTTTATAGCTACAGAGGAAGTGATTATACTGTTAAAAAGTGCTCCCAGCCCAAAACAAAACCGAAGAGATGTAATGAAAAGGACAACAATAACTGGAGCATAATAAACAATAATTGACCTAGTATGATAATTGAAACTCTAAGTCTAAAACGCATCAAAACTGCATACACAAGGTATTCAACGGAACCAAGACACTTCAAAGAGGCTGAGTTGCAGAAAAAGCATAAGAATCAAAATATTAAGTGAGCAAAACTAGGGGACAAACGTCATTGAAAGACGTGATAGCCTTATTAGTAGTACATTACCTGATTTTCAGTGGTCTCAACCAGTAGCCTATTAAACTCTCTGTCCAAGCCAAGCCACTGTCAAAACATAAGAATGTGAGCGAAGATAAACCTCTTGGAGAAAACAAGGAAACGGTTATTCGTGACAACCTCAGGCCAATGACCAAAAGTGAAACGAACTAACAATATTTCGGGACATAAAAAGCAACAGCACTTACCACCCATCCAGAGCCTTGTAAAGCAGCACCTTCGGCATTCATCTTTACTATCAGCGACTCCAAAGAACCAAAATGCATGTCGATAGCCAAACCTAAAGAACCCTTTGGAGGATCACCACCTCCTTCCTGCATTAAGGAATTTGAGGTAGTTACAGACAAGTCAAAGAATAGAGCAATAGATGAGTTGCAAAAGGGCACAGGACGTAATAGCACATACACGAACAGGGGCAAGATTCTTCCAGAAAATTGAGTGGTTGATGTGACCTGCTCGACGACATTAATAAAGTTTCAATGACCATAGATAAAGTACAGCAATTGAACAGGAATAATGGTAGCGATACTAAGGTGACAAGCGTTGAAGATAAATTTTAGTCTGTTATTCGGAAGTGATAACTGATAACTATAAAAAGATCCATAATATCGGTGAGATGGTAAGAAAATGAAGTACAAAGCAATGAGACATATGAATCTGCATCTGAATGAACAAACCAGCACTTTGCTGACAATATGAGAGAGAACTTAGATGTCTAGAACAAGCATGATAACAATAAGTCCCCAAAAGTATATCTACCTTCGAGAACATGCATGCATGACTGGTGTTAGCATCTCAAGGGAGTCACTGTTTGATACTATTATGTTTCATGCTTTAATCTGTACTACTTGTCCGCAACCCCCGTCCCAAACTGACCCATAGCAAACGGATTCTAAAAGGGCTCCTTACTCTTGTGGTATAACTCGTCAAAGTAAACACTGGATCTAATGAAGTATTCCTAAAGATAAATTGTATCTTAGGTAGTATTTGATGACAGATTACATGGAAGATGAGCACCATACTAGAGCTACTACAATAGACCATCAAGGCCTCTTACGCAATGGACCGAGGTATAACAAAAAATGCCTCTAATGCAATGGACTTGGTTCTTGGAGAATATGCAGGCAATTCAGAATGTTATCATCAGTTTCCGCCAATGCCAGTTTTTCATGGTTTCGTACATACAAAAAAGACGGTACGGATTAATTCAACTCGCATCTGACATCCACAACAATGCATCACCAGCTTGCTATGTTATTTGTACTGTTCTACAACCATATCTTCCATGTGgcattatatatatgtataacatgagataattaaaattttattatcaCAACTAAAATTTGTTGAAGTTAAAATTTATATACGTGACACAACTAAAATTAAGCtattttcactctctttttttgtgaaCTGCTTGCAATTGATTGACGTAAATTTACAACATTTCCCTTGGATGTGTCAAAATAGTGAAcaaatgaaagggaaaaattgCAAATTATAGTACGCAGGAGGACAAAAAAAGGTGGAGGTGTGCAAAAATCACTAAGCTAAAGCTCCCTCCCGTCCCATAACCCCTCTTTGGGAATCACACATCATTGCACCTCAAAAAGTACAACTTCCCAACATTGccctttattttgaaaataggaCTTATGACTATACTTCAAAAGAGAAGGACATATAGGGAAATTGTCAAAGTTTCTCTCTTCGAATTGTCAAAATGGACATCTATtatggggacggagggagtagttcttAACTAGGCAATTTGGCTCAATGGTCGTGTATCTGCACTAGTTTAGATGATTCCTTTGACTTTGTTGTCCAAGATATTTATAATGAACCCGTTATATAATTGCTGCTGGGCCGTTATTAATGTAATCTTCTCCATGttgtaagaaaaaaacaaaaacaaacacataCATGAAACTAGGATGCATATGTTCGGGGGGACGAACCTCCGCCGTTGAACTTGATGGCGCTCTGCAATCTAACGATGGTCGGAGCGTCGCCTTTGTCCATGACGTCGATGAGCTGCTCGAGGGTTTTGTTGTAGTTGGTGACGTAAGTCTGGTGATGCTTCTGGTGATGAAGCGTCATGATCTCTGCACTGATGACCGGCTCGAGAGCGCCGTAGTCGTAGGGAAGATCTGGGAGCGAGTGCGAGAAGGTCTGCATGGCCCGGATGGTCTGTGACCCTAGTCCTAGCCCGCCTGTTAAGGCTTTTCTGGTCACGAGAGCTCGAAGTGCCATCACTGCAATCTTTCTATGATCAACTCGAtcgagagagagcgagagagagagagagagagagagagttgttcgaggaagaagaagaagacgggAATCATTTAAATCGGTAAATCGAGCTGACACATTTGCATCTGGCACTTCCACGTGGCCTCCACTTGGTTTTACTGAACAACTATGAAGAGACCGTGGATGGCGAACGAAACTCAACTCAAGAACTATGCTACCAAAAATGTTAGTCATTTTTTAatacaataattcaaacacaacatgTCACATATATGTAGGGCCCATATGCACTAGTATGTGTAGACCTCatatgtatgtgagagattgtTGATGCACTTTTGGCTACGCTACTACTACACACATTTACACACACAATCACAAACTCTCCCACATCAAATATGGAGCCTACACACACAAACTCTCCGACACCAAAACAGGATGGACCTCTTTGTTTTATGGAGGGAGGGAGTTGGTTGTAGCATGAGGAGGGGGAGCCCACATAAAAGCTCAAGTTTTCTGGCTTCACAGGGGCGAATTGGTGAAACTGAGCAGTTTCGATTTTACGGATTCAAAAAACATACCTACTGAAATTTGttagagctaattttttatagggcttcataaataattattataaaatttatgcatatttttttttatttttgtaaggtTCGAAATGAGCCCTATACGACATACAGTAACCCATGTGATAGACGGAATGCGGTAGTTCTAGATTTAttgtaataataataaaatagaggGAGGATGAGGTGCTAATAGAGCCATACAAGCTAAACATGGCATTGCTCAGGTTTGGCTCGAAATCTTTTTACCCCTGATCAGACTCGGCTTGAGCTTGAGAGTTTATTGAGACTAATTGTTCAAGCTCCCTGTTCGATTCGTTTAGCGGCCCTAATGAAAGTGTTTCTCTCAATTGTCGGCCAGAATGCCAACGACGTCGTTTGAGGAAGTTCGTTAGAACAGCACACCAATTAGACCCACGCACCGATTCCCGAGAAAACTTCCCGTCGTACAGGAATTGTTTAATTCTCCTTTTCGTGGTgaaaaagaaagcaataaaTTCTTTATTCAGATTCACAGATCAGCCAGCGGCGAGAAATCATTGCTCTCCGATACTCTCCTCGAATCTCACtttttcgcaaaaaaaaaaaaaaagagtttgctTTCTCCTCGCCCACGAGTCCAGATCAGTTCGCTTCAACAAGGTTTGAGGAAGCACCGTATCAAGTCTGTAATTCAAcatctgggttttttttttttttgggtaaagcaTCTAGGTTTTCACTGTTGAACAATTTTTCTCGAAAATTACTGGGTATTGATTGTATttgttgtgctttggcagggaatTAATAGATGGACGATGCATCAGAAGATCTTTGTGACGGAATTGGAGAGGGAAGCCCTTCGACATCGGGTGGCTCGTCGTACAGATTGTTCGGTGGACAGACGACGGTTCATCAGATGATGGGCGGTGGTAGAGGTATATTACGTTGCTCAACATGTTTTCGGTGTATATACGCTTATAAGTACATTGCATAGTGCATTGACTGGAATTATTGAAGCGAGTCTGTTTTTGATCACGCAAGGACTATAGGAATCACTTGTTGAGGAAGCTCTGTGGAGAATTCGGCTAAACTTACGCGCACACAACGCCAAGAACAATTAAGACAGAGACTTTTAGGTGGTTCCCCAACTGTGTAGTTGTGTGTACCCATGGTTAGCACCAGTTTTCACTTTTCACTGTATATCGAATGAAGAATGGTGTACGAGTTATACATAACAAGGATTTATAATCTAGGTTTACACTTTACATCATCAATTACCTTAACAACCCTGTTTAGGTGGAACCCCGAATAGTCAACAAAGCGCAAATTAGACCGAACAAGTTCGTGTCCATACATTTAGTTTAGGAAGACTATATGCCAACAAGAGTATACATTCTAAGACCTTCATGTTTTGCCTTGTTGATGGACAGTTATGATTTGTCATTAAATTGCAAATTTGGAAACTCAAGGTCGGAACTTATTTATGTCATACAATTTTTAAGGGTGGAATTTGCATTGGCATATATTCGGATCCtggatttgtggagggaaagGAACATAAAGGGAAGAGATATActaatgaaaaaatgaaaaccatTTTACATGGGAAAATGCCAAGTTATCCATGAAAATATACACGTATAAGTAATTggtattttcctttgttttgatGAACCAAGATTTAAACATAGTCCTTGATGAATCTGTTTCAAGCGCCTCGACCTTTGGACCTGTAAGTAAGAACTAAGGACACCGGTGTGGTGCCAACCAACACCCCCAGATGCCTCAGTACATTGATTCGTAGTGGACTGAAGTAGAGAGTACTCAAGCTATTGATGGATGAACGAGAGTAACGTACCTAGCAAGTAGCAAGATATTTTGGAGTATAGGCATGGGAAGAAGAATCCCGTTAGGATTAGGTCCCTTGGACCTAGGGGTATGGATAAGGGTGGGACTTAATGAGTCAAATGGTCTTAGCCATCCTACTTCCTTTGAGTACTAGTTCCGACTAGAATAGACATAATCGGTTGTCGGCCTTGGCCTATCAGTCCTGATAAGCCCAATAAGGCATTTTCCCTGCAAGTAAACCATAAGAACACAAATTGGGGATTCTTTGATACAAATGTTCATTGGTAGTGATTGCTTTCCAATGTGAAGTTAACTTCTCTAGAGCTGTAGTAAAAGCGAGGTTGGCTGTTCAGATAACATATGCAGTAGTTGCTAGCATGCTAATACACTAACCCCTCCCGTATATTTGCTGCTTGTTTCGTGAGTTTTGTTTAACTGATCCTTTTTTCACTTTGTTCTTACTTCTTAGCTGCTGATGTCATACTGTGGAAGCGGCGGCATGTTTCATTTGGCATCATTGTTGTTGCTACTGTTGCATGGCTCCTTTTCGAGCGGTCAGGGGTATCATTGTTGTCAATTTGTTCTGACGTCTTGTTAATCTTGGTTGTACTGCTATTTATTCGGGCCAACTACGCTGCTTCCAAAAATAAGTACGACTCTTCGGCACATTATAATATGGACTACAAGTTCCTCATTCATCTTATCAAAAAATCACTTACCGTGGCTGTTTTCTCATTGTGCAGACAACCCCAGACGTTGCCTGAACTTGTCTTGTCAGAAGAAATGGTCAATAATGCTGCTGCATCATTTcgtgtcaaaatcaattatgCGCTGCTTGTGGCTCATGATATAACTCTTGGCAAAGACTTCAGACTTTTCTTCAAGGTTAGTGACAAACAGTCTAAGAAGGATGAATGCTTTTAAGCTGTGGAGTCTGTAACTCTGTATCAAACAGTATTACAGTATCCAATACATGTCACCCGCTTGTAAACAGGACACTTTTGTATTTTTCAGAGTACTGTAAATACGCTTCGGACACTTCAGGAATCCACATGTCTATTGCTTAGACATGCCAAAAAAGTTTGGAGAAAATAACTTTGGATCCAATGGTTAGATGACAAATCAATGTGGATTTGTACCTCTAATCTCTCCTAGACTTTCTAATTTTAGGAATTGCGCAATTTCAAGGAGGGTACTAATATTTACATG
Proteins encoded in this region:
- the LOC131301296 gene encoding superoxide dismutase [Mn], mitochondrial-like, giving the protein MALRALVTRKALTGGLGLGSQTIRAMQTFSHSLPDLPYDYGALEPVISAEIMTLHHQKHHQTYVTNYNKTLEQLIDVMDKGDAPTIVRLQSAIKFNGGGHINHSIFWKNLAPVREGGGDPPKGSLGLAIDMHFGSLESLIVKMNAEGAALQGSGWVWLGLDREFNRLLVETTENQDPLVTKGANLVPLLGIDVWEHAYYLQYKNVKPDYLKSVWHVMNWKYASEVYETECP
- the LOC131300984 gene encoding reticulon-like protein B16, with the translated sequence MDDASEDLCDGIGEGSPSTSGGSSYRLFGGQTTVHQMMGGGRAADVILWKRRHVSFGIIVVATVAWLLFERSGVSLLSICSDVLLILVVLLFIRANYAASKNKQPQTLPELVLSEEMVNNAAASFRVKINYALLVAHDITLGKDFRLFFKVVICLWLLSAIGSVLSFFTLAYIGTILSITIPALYNRYQDHIDRFAGLIHQQMSHHYKIVDENVISRIPRSLSKDKDS
- the LOC131299868 gene encoding uncharacterized protein LOC131299868, which encodes MRLNPSTWKMKMTAALFLSECLRLKGVCGEITKIAMQCCRATYKLASLFHSQLRASIASNMLPGLSLDATNLDFFPSFLAVFMEIIDDKQEEMICMRERLLEPCLVISFIKVFVKLLSNYLRFIYLQIKVVCNEKRGVAICHFAKREFESGGVKDGSKTNFGCLRTLLVRVTLIPSSVKIATKCCYPFMSLQVF